In Planctomycetia bacterium, one genomic interval encodes:
- a CDS encoding PD40 domain-containing protein — protein sequence MWKHLRPGLAATSLAVLSTAATLYADPDVTDTRLLTQPAISTKNIAFVYSEDLWVADQDGKNPRRLTSDTGVESNPMFSPDGQTIAFSAQYDGNTDVYTIPVTGGTPTRLTWHPGPDIVRGFTPDGKVLFASNRHVYSNRHMQLFTVDLKGGMPNQLPIPWGFEASYSSDGEYIAYTPVRDATAQWKHYRGGTHSRIWIYRVKDHEVVEIAQPKERCNDLDPNWVGNTIYFRSDRNGEYNIFTYEPSSKELKQVTKFTDFPVLDLSVGGGKIIFEQAGYLHTLIPGQTTTARLPVGIATDAVEARARFAKGTKYVRGASISPSGARAAIEFRGEIVTVPAEKGDPRNLTNTVGNHERDPSWSPDGKTIAYFSDASGEYELHLAPQNGKGEVKKIKINGSGFYSNPVWSRDSKKILFNDNSQSLYCLDIESGKQTKIVEPKYGFSRGVKLSSWSPDSKWITYSIDTPARIAQVFVYSLEENKAYPITDGLSEATEPAFDSAGKYLYFLSSSDTAMSKHGFSQSASDTRQPRWAINLVTLRKDTPSPFLKESDEEKGTTEASTPARRPAPEKKSDEEGDEKGDEKKEEKKTDEAAPAKRGEGARRGGATEKKEPFKIDFAGIDQRIVAIPISSGNYVALSAGAANQIYYLARSGGDEGGGRGGRGGPGGGASLKRYDVDKKKEDTVQAVCMSYELTPDAKKVLYATSPDSWFIANTAGGGGAGGGMAAMLGGGSGRGRPGGGGAPPSGGETSEGGSGKLNLDAIEVRIDPRAEWKQIFHEAWRINRDYFYDPYMHGADWPAMEKKYEVFLPHLTNSGDLYKVIRWMLSELAVGHSYTTPGERLYDRKTVPGGLLGTDFEVVDGRYKFKKIYGGLNWTPDLRSPLTAPGVDVKEGDFLLAVRGVDLKAPTEVYSLFENTAGKSIELTVGPNADGKGSRTVNVVPLTSETALRNREWMEGNLRKVAKMTNNRVGYVYVPDTAGQGVAYFKRYFFPQIDKEGLVVDERFNSGGQIADYYIDILRRPFTSYWAPRHGADWRSPSAAIHGPKAMIIDEGAGSGGDMLPWMFRKYQVGPLVGKRTWGGLVGISGYPTLMDGGNVTAPGFAIWTPEEGFTVENEGVAPDHDVEMWPKDVIAGRDPQLEKAVALVMEALEKNPKKIDQRPAYPRRAAKKDGN from the coding sequence ATGTGGAAGCATCTGCGCCCGGGGTTAGCTGCAACGAGCCTGGCTGTACTCAGTACCGCAGCAACGTTGTATGCCGACCCTGACGTTACTGATACGCGACTGCTCACGCAGCCAGCCATCAGCACCAAGAATATTGCCTTCGTTTACTCAGAAGACCTCTGGGTCGCTGACCAGGATGGCAAGAATCCCCGCCGACTCACTTCCGATACTGGCGTGGAATCCAACCCTATGTTCTCCCCTGATGGCCAGACCATCGCCTTCAGTGCACAGTACGATGGAAACACTGATGTCTATACCATCCCGGTGACCGGCGGCACACCCACTCGGCTCACCTGGCATCCCGGCCCCGACATCGTCCGTGGCTTCACGCCAGATGGCAAAGTATTGTTTGCATCCAATCGCCATGTTTACAGCAACCGCCACATGCAGCTCTTTACGGTTGACCTGAAAGGTGGCATGCCCAACCAGTTGCCTATTCCCTGGGGTTTTGAAGCCAGCTATTCTTCCGATGGTGAATACATCGCCTATACTCCGGTTCGTGATGCTACTGCGCAGTGGAAGCACTATCGTGGCGGCACACATTCCCGTATCTGGATTTATCGCGTCAAGGATCACGAAGTTGTTGAAATTGCCCAGCCCAAGGAACGATGTAACGATCTCGACCCCAACTGGGTAGGCAATACGATCTACTTCCGTTCTGATCGCAACGGCGAATACAACATCTTCACTTACGAACCATCCTCGAAGGAACTCAAACAAGTAACGAAATTCACTGATTTTCCCGTGCTTGACCTGAGTGTGGGTGGCGGCAAGATCATCTTCGAACAAGCTGGTTACCTGCACACACTGATTCCTGGGCAGACCACCACGGCTCGCCTGCCAGTGGGCATAGCTACCGATGCAGTGGAAGCCCGCGCCCGCTTTGCCAAGGGGACCAAATATGTTCGCGGCGCTTCCATTTCCCCCAGCGGCGCACGTGCCGCCATCGAGTTCCGTGGTGAAATTGTCACGGTACCAGCAGAAAAAGGCGATCCTCGCAACCTGACCAATACGGTTGGCAACCATGAACGCGACCCTTCCTGGTCGCCTGATGGCAAGACCATTGCCTACTTCTCCGATGCCAGCGGCGAATATGAACTGCACCTTGCACCACAGAACGGCAAAGGTGAAGTGAAGAAGATCAAGATCAATGGCAGCGGTTTCTACAGTAACCCTGTCTGGTCGCGCGATTCGAAGAAGATTCTCTTCAACGACAACTCCCAGTCGCTCTATTGCCTAGACATTGAATCAGGCAAACAGACCAAGATTGTAGAACCCAAGTATGGTTTCTCCCGTGGTGTGAAACTGAGCAGTTGGTCCCCCGATTCCAAATGGATCACCTACTCGATCGACACCCCGGCACGCATTGCCCAGGTCTTTGTTTACTCTCTCGAAGAGAACAAAGCCTATCCGATTACCGATGGACTCAGCGAAGCAACAGAACCTGCCTTCGATTCTGCAGGCAAGTATCTGTATTTCCTTTCCTCCAGCGATACGGCGATGAGCAAGCATGGGTTTTCCCAGTCGGCTTCCGATACCCGTCAGCCCCGCTGGGCTATTAACCTGGTAACGCTCCGTAAGGATACTCCTTCTCCTTTCCTGAAGGAAAGCGATGAAGAAAAGGGCACCACGGAAGCCTCGACACCAGCTCGCCGACCTGCACCCGAAAAGAAATCGGACGAAGAAGGTGACGAAAAGGGAGATGAGAAGAAAGAAGAAAAGAAGACCGATGAAGCTGCACCAGCCAAGCGGGGTGAAGGTGCACGCCGGGGTGGCGCAACGGAAAAGAAAGAACCATTCAAGATTGATTTTGCAGGCATCGATCAGCGCATTGTGGCAATTCCGATCAGTTCAGGCAATTATGTGGCACTTTCAGCGGGTGCAGCCAACCAGATTTATTACCTTGCACGCAGCGGTGGTGATGAAGGTGGTGGTCGTGGTGGACGAGGCGGCCCAGGCGGCGGCGCTTCACTCAAGCGATACGACGTCGACAAGAAGAAGGAAGACACTGTACAGGCTGTCTGCATGAGCTATGAACTGACTCCCGATGCCAAGAAAGTGCTTTACGCTACTTCACCAGACAGCTGGTTCATCGCCAATACCGCAGGTGGTGGTGGAGCAGGCGGCGGTATGGCTGCCATGCTGGGAGGCGGCAGTGGTCGCGGTCGTCCGGGTGGTGGCGGCGCTCCACCTAGTGGTGGCGAAACATCGGAGGGTGGTTCTGGGAAACTCAACCTCGATGCCATTGAAGTCCGCATTGATCCGCGTGCAGAATGGAAACAGATCTTCCATGAAGCGTGGCGCATCAACCGCGACTATTTCTATGATCCTTACATGCACGGCGCTGACTGGCCCGCTATGGAGAAGAAGTACGAAGTATTCCTGCCACATTTGACCAACTCGGGAGACCTGTACAAAGTCATCCGCTGGATGCTCAGCGAACTGGCAGTCGGTCACAGCTACACCACTCCCGGTGAAAGGCTGTATGATCGCAAAACAGTTCCCGGTGGCTTGCTTGGCACCGATTTCGAGGTTGTGGATGGCCGCTATAAGTTCAAGAAAATTTACGGTGGCCTGAACTGGACTCCCGATCTGCGATCACCGCTCACTGCTCCGGGAGTAGATGTCAAGGAAGGTGATTTCCTTCTGGCGGTTCGTGGAGTAGACCTCAAAGCTCCTACGGAAGTTTATTCTCTCTTCGAGAACACAGCCGGCAAGAGCATCGAATTGACCGTTGGCCCCAATGCTGATGGCAAGGGGAGCCGTACGGTGAACGTGGTACCTCTCACCAGCGAAACCGCTCTGCGGAATCGTGAGTGGATGGAAGGCAACCTGCGGAAAGTAGCCAAGATGACCAATAACCGCGTTGGCTACGTTTATGTGCCCGATACGGCTGGTCAGGGTGTAGCATACTTCAAGCGCTACTTCTTCCCCCAGATTGACAAAGAAGGCCTGGTGGTGGATGAACGGTTCAACTCAGGCGGTCAGATTGCTGATTACTACATTGACATTCTGCGTCGTCCATTTACTTCCTACTGGGCGCCCCGTCACGGTGCAGATTGGCGATCCCCCAGCGCTGCGATTCATGGTCCCAAAGCCATGATCATTGATGAAGGCGCTGGTTCGGGTGGCGATATGCTGCCGTGGATGTTCCGCAAGTACCAGGTCGGGCCGCTGGTCGGCAAACGCACCTGGGGTGGACTCGTCGGCATTAGTGGATACCCCACCCTGATGGACGGCGGTAACGTGACCGCACCCGGCTTTGCTATCTGGACGCCGGAAGAAGGGTTCACGGTCGAGAACGAAGGTGTGG
- a CDS encoding YihY/virulence factor BrkB family protein: MRIPVITTLWKAGLSWSEDRGSYLGAALAYYALFSIAPMLIIAIAGIGVFFGEAEVKQRIFEITTENIGKEGAQAVQQLVEQVWQPQTTLWASILGPVILLLTACNFFLQMGTALEMIWNIKPVQNRHWLYGYVKNYFLALIMVIVSGAFWLVLFIGDGIVTYFLKILQENWAGGTVYWSALHYALYILLTAGMIMITFRFLSHNKIPYRKLWFGALVAACLFFLGRLFFVWYLTYMGKSLATAFGAASSVVIFLIWVYYSAQIIFFGAEVVKVKLEEDRIAVGTAGSGDPRRAERS; encoded by the coding sequence ATGCGTATCCCTGTCATTACAACACTGTGGAAAGCGGGCCTTTCGTGGAGCGAGGATCGAGGATCTTACCTGGGAGCTGCCCTCGCGTATTATGCTCTCTTTTCGATTGCACCTATGCTCATCATTGCCATTGCAGGCATTGGTGTGTTCTTCGGCGAAGCTGAAGTCAAACAGCGCATTTTCGAAATAACTACGGAGAACATTGGCAAGGAAGGCGCCCAGGCGGTGCAGCAACTGGTGGAACAGGTCTGGCAACCGCAAACAACCTTGTGGGCCAGCATTCTGGGTCCGGTGATACTGTTATTGACTGCGTGCAATTTCTTCCTGCAGATGGGCACTGCCTTGGAAATGATCTGGAACATCAAGCCTGTCCAGAACCGTCATTGGCTCTACGGATATGTCAAAAATTATTTCCTCGCCCTCATCATGGTGATTGTCAGTGGAGCATTCTGGCTGGTATTGTTTATTGGTGATGGTATCGTCACCTATTTTCTCAAGATTCTTCAGGAGAACTGGGCTGGTGGCACGGTTTACTGGTCGGCACTGCATTACGCACTCTATATTCTGCTCACTGCTGGCATGATCATGATTACCTTCCGGTTTCTCAGCCACAATAAAATACCATACCGCAAGCTCTGGTTTGGTGCACTGGTAGCTGCTTGTTTGTTCTTCCTGGGTCGGCTCTTTTTTGTATGGTACCTGACCTACATGGGAAAATCGCTGGCGACCGCGTTTGGTGCGGCAAGTTCGGTGGTGATCTTCCTGATCTGGGTCTACTACTCTGCACAGATCATTTTCTTTGGTGCTGAGGTGGTGAAAGTAAAGCTGGAAGAGGACCGGATCGCAGTGGGTACGGCAGGGTCAGGAGACCCACGCCGAGCAGAACGATCCTGA
- a CDS encoding transcriptional repressor — protein MMLTPIKVAHSPEEKFREYLASRPRPQRFTSPQRDLIRYIFKQHQHFDAEELCAAADREGLQASRATIYRTLSKLVEAGLLRRVPLGERVVYDHDYGYPQHAHLHCTQCSRMIEVTSSELENLVPILAGKQQFHANSYNLVVRGICAECNKARTMKRRLDLI, from the coding sequence CTGATGCTGACACCGATCAAGGTAGCACATTCTCCCGAAGAGAAGTTTCGAGAGTACCTTGCCAGTCGCCCGCGACCTCAGCGATTCACTTCGCCGCAGCGAGACCTGATTCGTTACATCTTCAAACAGCATCAGCATTTTGATGCGGAAGAACTCTGTGCTGCCGCCGACCGGGAAGGGCTGCAGGCCAGCCGGGCAACGATTTACCGCACCCTCAGCAAATTGGTGGAAGCCGGGCTCTTACGACGAGTGCCCCTCGGCGAGCGCGTCGTCTACGATCATGACTATGGCTACCCGCAGCATGCCCACCTGCACTGCACCCAGTGCAGCAGGATGATTGAAGTCACATCAAGCGAACTGGAAAACCTGGTGCCCATCCTGGCAGGCAAACAGCAATTCCATGCGAACAGTTACAACCTGGTAGTGCGAGGCATCTGCGCCGAGTGCAACAAGGCTCGCACCATGAAACGCAGGCTGGATTTGATTTGA
- a CDS encoding MoxR family ATPase: MSIISVEPTASDVTAVERLRSAYQQLCGEVGKVIVGQDEVVEQVLLAVFCRGHAVLVGVPGLAKTLLVSTLSQVLDLQFKRIQFTPDLMPSDITGTEVIQDDPATRQRVFKFLPGPLFTNLVLADEINRTPPKTQAALLEAMQERKVSIGGQDHLLPNPFFVLATQNPIEQEGTYPLPEAQLDRFLFMIQVGYPTADEEDKIMRQGTAEHVPQVNKILNADDILSLQSLVRRVPVADQVYHYARKLVRMTRPQTEDATPFVNQWLLWGAGPRASMNLILAAKARAILRGQFHVSPDDVQAMAAPILRHRLVANFAAQSENITSDVIVKKLLESVPKLAS, translated from the coding sequence ATGAGTATCATCAGTGTGGAACCCACGGCCAGCGATGTCACTGCCGTTGAGCGATTGCGATCGGCTTATCAGCAGCTTTGCGGCGAAGTGGGCAAGGTCATCGTGGGGCAGGATGAAGTGGTGGAACAGGTGCTGCTGGCAGTCTTTTGCCGGGGCCATGCAGTGCTCGTCGGTGTACCAGGTTTGGCCAAGACCCTGCTGGTCAGCACACTTTCCCAGGTACTTGATCTACAATTCAAACGCATTCAGTTTACGCCAGACTTGATGCCCAGCGATATTACCGGCACCGAAGTCATTCAGGATGACCCAGCTACCAGGCAGCGCGTCTTCAAGTTTCTTCCCGGGCCACTCTTCACCAACCTGGTGCTGGCCGATGAAATCAACCGCACACCCCCCAAGACCCAAGCCGCTTTGCTCGAAGCTATGCAGGAACGCAAAGTTTCGATCGGCGGACAGGATCATCTACTGCCCAATCCGTTCTTTGTACTCGCTACACAGAACCCTATTGAGCAAGAAGGTACTTATCCACTGCCTGAAGCTCAGCTTGACCGGTTCCTGTTCATGATTCAAGTCGGCTACCCGACTGCTGACGAAGAGGACAAGATCATGAGGCAGGGAACGGCAGAGCATGTGCCGCAGGTCAATAAAATTTTGAATGCTGACGATATTCTGTCGCTGCAAAGCCTGGTACGCCGGGTGCCAGTAGCAGATCAGGTCTATCACTATGCCCGGAAGCTGGTGCGTATGACTCGCCCACAGACGGAGGACGCCACGCCGTTCGTCAATCAGTGGCTGCTCTGGGGAGCTGGCCCGCGTGCATCCATGAACCTGATCCTGGCCGCCAAGGCTCGTGCCATTCTCCGAGGCCAGTTCCATGTATCGCCAGACGATGTACAGGCGATGGCCGCACCGATTCTTCGACATCGCCTGGTAGCCAACTTCGCTGCTCAGAGTGAAAACATCACCAGCGATGTCATTGTCAAAAAACTGCTCGAATCTGTTCCCAAACTGGCTTCGTAA
- a CDS encoding DUF58 domain-containing protein, whose product MPLTLPADAIARAEALGIQAREIVEGLRLGDHRSPYRGYSVEFIQHREYVPGDDLRHIDWKVYGRQERYTIKQYRQETNFISRLVVDVSKSMDYGNGPQNKLAYAKLLAATMSYVIINQGDACGLDLFDSTWRVRLAPSSQPAQIRTILQALESVEPAQETTIAPLLHELADSVKRRGLFFLITDGFDEVAPLLKALQHLRFKGHEVTLLHVLHPDECTFPFEGHIRFDGMEDNSRYLTRPHLLRAAYRRAFEQYQSELRRGCETQHVDYVQARTDQPLSSLVTQWLARRSRMNRM is encoded by the coding sequence ATGCCTCTGACCTTACCCGCTGATGCCATTGCACGAGCTGAAGCTCTGGGTATCCAAGCCAGGGAGATCGTGGAAGGACTGCGGCTGGGAGATCATCGCAGCCCCTATCGTGGATATTCCGTCGAGTTTATCCAGCATCGCGAATATGTTCCCGGCGATGATCTTCGCCACATTGACTGGAAAGTCTACGGTAGGCAGGAACGGTATACGATTAAGCAGTACCGGCAGGAAACCAATTTCATCAGCAGGCTGGTTGTCGATGTGAGCAAATCGATGGACTATGGCAATGGTCCACAGAACAAGCTTGCCTATGCCAAGTTGCTGGCAGCGACGATGAGCTATGTCATCATCAATCAGGGTGATGCATGCGGGCTTGATCTCTTTGATAGCACTTGGCGGGTGCGGTTGGCGCCCAGCAGTCAGCCTGCACAGATTCGTACCATTTTGCAGGCACTTGAATCAGTAGAGCCAGCACAGGAAACAACTATCGCCCCGCTGCTGCATGAACTGGCTGACAGCGTCAAACGGCGAGGCTTGTTTTTCCTGATCACCGATGGTTTCGATGAAGTAGCTCCACTCCTGAAAGCGTTGCAACATCTCCGTTTCAAAGGGCACGAAGTAACACTGCTCCATGTTCTTCATCCAGATGAATGTACCTTTCCTTTCGAAGGGCATATTCGTTTCGATGGCATGGAAGATAACTCACGTTATCTGACCAGGCCACATTTACTGCGCGCTGCCTATCGCCGGGCGTTTGAACAGTACCAAAGCGAGTTGCGACGGGGTTGCGAGACACAGCATGTGGATTATGTGCAGGCCCGTACCGATCAGCCTCTCAGTAGCCTGGTGACCCAGTGGCTGGCCCGCCGTTCCCGCATGAACAGGATGTGA